The Pseudomonadota bacterium genome contains a region encoding:
- a CDS encoding RlmE family RNA methyltransferase: MKKVQDHYFRRAKKEGYPARSVYKLEETQQKYKIINKGDIVLDLGCQPGSWSLYAAKVSGPQGLVIGVDMHKVGDLYRTGAAKIISIQADIMDENIMEQLKEQAISYNVVLSDIAPHTTGNKWTDQCQSITLASRCFEIAGNVLHEGGNFYCKIFQGEDANDFVKTVNKKFQTVKTVKPKSSRKESVEMFVLGMNYTGNR; encoded by the coding sequence GTGAAAAAAGTTCAGGATCATTATTTCAGGCGGGCAAAAAAGGAAGGCTATCCTGCCCGGTCCGTTTATAAATTAGAAGAAACGCAGCAGAAATATAAAATAATTAATAAAGGGGATATTGTTCTTGACCTTGGGTGCCAGCCAGGCAGTTGGTCCCTTTATGCGGCAAAGGTGTCCGGCCCTCAGGGGCTGGTGATTGGCGTTGATATGCACAAGGTGGGGGATTTATACCGTACCGGGGCTGCAAAAATCATCAGTATCCAGGCCGATATAATGGACGAAAACATAATGGAGCAGCTCAAGGAACAGGCCATTTCCTATAATGTTGTATTGAGTGATATTGCACCGCATACAACCGGAAACAAATGGACCGACCAGTGTCAGTCAATTACTCTTGCGAGTCGATGTTTTGAAATTGCTGGAAATGTGCTTCATGAGGGTGGAAATTTTTATTGTAAGATTTTTCAGGGAGAAGATGCGAATGATTTTGTGAAAACAGTGAACAAAAAGTTTCAAACGGTGAAAACAGTCAAACCGAAAAGTTCCCGTAAAGAAAGCGTCGAGATGTTTGTTTTGGGGATGAATTATACCGGGAATAGATAA
- a CDS encoding 4Fe-4S dicluster domain-containing protein, which produces MDTFRYLPGVATLKLDPEPCIGCGMCSTVCPHGVFEVEKGEKATIIAHDLCMECGACATNCPVKAISVTPGVGCASYIIQVWLKGKEAADCGPDCC; this is translated from the coding sequence ATGGATACCTTCAGATACCTGCCCGGCGTTGCCACCCTGAAACTCGATCCAGAGCCCTGCATTGGCTGCGGCATGTGCAGTACGGTCTGCCCCCATGGCGTCTTCGAGGTTGAAAAGGGAGAAAAGGCAACAATCATTGCCCATGATCTGTGCATGGAGTGTGGCGCCTGCGCCACCAACTGCCCGGTGAAAGCGATCAGCGTCACTCCCGGCGTAGGATGCGCCTCCTACATCATCCAGGTCTGGCTTAAAGGAAAAGAGGCTGCAGACTGCGGCCCGGACTGCTGCTGA
- a CDS encoding metalloregulator ArsR/SmtB family transcription factor, with product MPPQTLDNNSKISLESTPLANLCKALGHPARVKIIKYLKKMDKCICGQIVDILPLAQSTVSQHLKSLKDAGLIKGEINGPCTCYCLDKDVFEKFKQMVEQL from the coding sequence ATGCCTCCACAAACACTAGACAATAACAGCAAAATCTCCTTGGAATCAACCCCTCTTGCAAATCTCTGTAAGGCGTTGGGCCATCCGGCAAGGGTTAAGATCATCAAATACTTGAAAAAGATGGATAAATGCATTTGCGGCCAGATAGTCGACATCCTGCCGCTGGCCCAGTCAACAGTAAGCCAGCATCTCAAAAGTCTCAAAGATGCCGGCCTGATCAAAGGCGAAATCAACGGGCCATGCACCTGTTATTGTCTGGACAAGGATGTTTTTGAAAAATTCAAGCAGATGGTGGAACAGCTCTAA